The Gossypium hirsutum isolate 1008001.06 chromosome D06, Gossypium_hirsutum_v2.1, whole genome shotgun sequence genome contains the following window.
AGTACTCCGATGGTTGTACGgtcgttagatgtgaataaagatcaattttgtccttgcaagaatgatgaagagtttcttaGTCCTGAACtaccatatctaagtgccataggggaattgatgtatcttgcaaataACACAAGACCTGATACAGCTTTCgctgtaaacttgttagcaagatttagttcttctccaacatgtagacattggaatgaaattaaacatatatttagatatttcagagggaccattgatatgaggttattttattcaaatgattcaaaatccctattagttggctatgttgatgctggatacttatgagatccacataaaggtcgatctcaaacaggatatttatttacatgtgaggGTACTACCATACCATGGCGTTCGACAAAGCAAACATTAGTTGTTGCTTCTTCAAATCATGTAGAAGTAATTGTAATGCATGAGGCAAGTCGAGAGTGtatttggctaaggttattgacccaacatatccagaagatatgtaatttgcctttacaagATAAGATGAcaactatcttatacgaagataatgcagCATGTATAGTTCAATTGAATGGTGGTTACATCAAAGGTGATaaaacgaaacatatttcacaaaaattattattcacccatgatcttgagaaaaaaggtgatataaatgttcaacGAATTCGTTatagtgataatttagcagatctttttaccaaggcattgccaacttcaacatttgaaagactactacacaATATTGGAATGTGTCAAGtcaaagatgtaatgtaatgttgcCATCAGGGGAGTCTAAAAACAAGTTGTACtattttcctttaaccaaggttttatcccattgggttttcctggtaaaggtttttaatgaggcagcttgtaatagaagattgtgtactctttttccttcattaggtttttatcccataggatttttcctaataaggttttaacgaggcacattatctactaatggacatccaagggggagtgttatgaatatcttattaagtgaatgtccatcatgatcaagataaagttttgatatactttaaatgctaatagtcattagaattaGATTTccacttcttttatacttcttatgcctataaatagagactctgatgaagcattgtgatcatccattttgatcaataaagtgcattctctattactttcatattttctttgttctttattctctccgtATCTCTTTATTGtataataacttttatattttcataattatgtGGATATAAATAATCttacatttcaataataaaatgcACCTTCAATATTAAAAGCTTTAACCCTTAATTAAATCTATTAACTATCACATAATCCATTAATAATATTGTAAATTTAATCATTGTCAGCAcatcatatataatttttgattaattaatatcacatttaacaaagattactaaactaaacaaagcagaaagagaaaataaaagtttaaagcttttattatttatttgagaaATCCCAAATTCTAcacacccaaaaaaaaaaaaaacccatgatCCCATAACATAAAAGAGATGGTATATAAAACAGTACTTTATGATGTAAGCAAGCATTGCCCCCAACCCAAACCCAAAAGCTTCCTCgtttttatatttaacaaattgtTGCCACTCGACATTACCATAATCACAATAAAGCTCCCTTTGTTGTTCTTTGGGGATGCAAAGCTTTTGATCCACTCCCACCACCATacccttctttctcttttcatcCACCACTATGAGTAGCCCCGCTGCAGGTGGCGGCAGCGGCCTTTCCATAGACGAGGAGGAGACGGCGGAGACTCGGATCAGGAGGCTGATATCGGAGCACCCCCTCATCATCTTCAGCAGGTCGTCTTGTTGCATGTGTCACGTCATGAAAAAGTTGTTGGTTACCATCGGGGTTCACCCCACTGTCATCGAACTCGATGACCATGAGTTCGCTTCCCTCCCTCGACCACCGTCCCATGATACTCTCATCTCCTCTCGGACTCTCTCCCCCGCCGTCTTCATTGGCGGAACCTGCGTCGGCGGGCTCGAATCCCTCGTCGCTCTCCACCTTAGTGGTCACCTCATCCCAAAGCTCGTCGAAGTTGGCGTTCTCTGGGtatgatatatatacacataaataatataaaccaATTTTACtggtttgtttattttaaatattggGGCAGCCCACTTCCAAATGAGAAGTAACTAGTTTCTGCTTCCTTTTCCTTTGGGTTTAAATCTTAAATTCAAGTATTGCAGAAGGAATTAGACTTGTTTTTGTTTTTCGCTCCCTATTAGCTTTGCTGGTCAAATGAGTAAGAGTTCTGGGGGATTTGAGCTTTGTGGAGTTAGAAACAATGGGCAATGAGGGGAATGGGGGTCCATTGCCAATTATTGAGCAATCAGAGCCGTTGATATTTGTTGCCGTTAGGTTATAGATGAAAAAAGAAATTTGGGTTTTCTGTTTTTAGAATGCCCCCCTTAAGAATTCAGATTCTTACATGCCTTTTGGGGGGATTgagatttttattattattttacaacaaaatttttcattttttaattaaaaaaaaaaacagttccAACTCAAAAGTAAAAACTTAAATCGTCCAAATTAATTTCCATTacactaataattaattaatatttcttttgtgtatatatatattttaaaatcatgCTTAGATGAAACTTGAGAACCAACcaagaaagatgaaattaaggaGGTAATAAGCTGTAAATTATATTACATATTTATCCAGTTGCTTTGGAAAAAttgtataattcaaaatttaaaatattttaattacatattcAAAGTATCCATAGTCTTTccgttattaaaattattattttaattattaaatgagacGTGAGATCTTGTGTCACATaatattgtaatatttatttttctttaaatctttcattttaaattatggcACATAAAATTTTGTGtcatttaacagttaaattaacAGTTTCAATAATGAAAGGACTTGATTGATATAACATGATAGTTTGATGATTCAATTAAAACTTTTGAAGTTTGGGGACCAATGTAGAATGAAGGTCATAGTTTAGGGATGTTTGGTGCAATTAactcattattttaatttaaaatttaatcattttttaaattaaatcgaACTTTAGTCACTCTATTtattatctatactattatttaagctcatGATTGAGTCATTGTTACCTTCAATTGGGTCATAGATTCGGTTAGAAGTTACGAGAATGCCTttccgtaattaaaataagtaatattattcgacggtattttagtcttttcacattaaaaaactaataaaaatatgcatatggtaaGGCTTGAGCCCATGCCaatttcattaatgaaatttttattttgccATTCAAgtaaagctttattttaatattttaatatattttaatattattatgcacactttattaccttTATcagttatatatattaataatgttgttactTGAGTTGATGTCACAGGTCAATTTGATACTAACTCACAATTGATATAATGCCATGAtaaacaatttaatattttttttcattttaataacgtATATATTTcacgtgttattattaattaatttcaaacaatacgtttcattatttatagcatgtgatttttaaataaacatttgTGTTCTAAATTTATGGTTTCCACATGCATACGCATATGATAAGATTTCTAgtattatttaagtgttttacTAAGTTTGTGTCACCCTTAACCGGGACACCAACTTGGTAGGAAAATTATAGAAATGtccttttgtaattaaaatatgttatgttattcgagagtattttagtcttttcattttaacaaaaaccaataaaaatatacatatgataaAAATTGAATCCTTGCCAATTGGATTAATAcccttaaatttaccactcaactaaaactttattttgaagtattttatatatattttattttgatatgcaCACTTTATTATCTCCGtcagttgtatatattaataatgttgttaattgagctggtgtcacaagtcaatttgacactaactcacaattgatgacaacgccatgataaataattgtagtacatttagtattgttaatttgatgtatttatgttGTTAATTTCATGAgctattatgattaattaatttcaaatcatgcgtttcattgtttattgtatgttatttttaaacacatatctATGTTTTAAATTTGTGGTTTTAAAGACTAAGAATAAATACTAAGAATTTCTAGTTTAATGACAATAAGACTAAGAATGATAAATTGAAACATGTGAAGTAAATTTATAATTTCGCATATAGAACATGtataatagtagaatttaaccaaacatatttaaTTACTACTGTTTAGATTaatgctaaaattttaaaaataaaaaatatataaaaactaaaattggcAATTTAAAACGTTTCAAGAAttaaaatttaccaaattaaaatataccaaatttaccaaattcataactTATACATTATACAgggactaataacaaaattttagcAACAAAGAGGTATCTTTCCAAATTAAGGAAAAACTAGGATGGGGTTAAAGCTCTAACAAGCCAACATGATGGAATCcacttttatataaataaattccgTAGGGTTTGGAAAAAAGTGCATGGTTCATGAAACCCACAAATCAAAGAGTGGGACTTAATTTGGGGATCATTTTTATTACACGTGCCAACCATAATATGGTGTTTTCTAGAATCTCTCTCTGATTctccataaatcatcaatttGTGGGatgattaataataatagtaaaaacaaaattatgtttttgcttCTATATTTTAATTAGTGGAAGTAAAAGCAACTTTAATTCTTTGTTTTCATGGATGGGTGAGGTCAGGGTTTTGCTTTGGCTTCTTTTATGGGTTCCCCACTTGATGTGTATGCAATTGCAAATCCGCCATGCATGTATGTTTATTATTGTCAAATTTTTCATTACTCGGTCCCAgattttattcttctttttttaggCCATTGTTTCTGCCTCTCAACCCCTCTACTCAAATTATGGTTATATAAGTCTGATCCTAGTCATCAGTTCAATAGTTTGAATCAAAATTTAGTTGATTTGATAGTTCAATTGATAAAAGAGaaacttgaaaaataatttaaaaggcaataaaacatgaatttttgctttttcatttaaaaaaaagaactttTGCATTATATTTTGGTTCATTATAagtttttttggaatttttccaGGCATATCAGAAAGCGTAGGAGGGTTAGGAGTGGTTTTTGTAGATCACTCCCCGAATACAACCATTGATGAGACTCCAACTTTGGTTCTATAAAAGCATTGAATTACATTTTTAAGTGCTGATCCTAAAGCTAAATGCCACCTTTTATACGGCCCTGAATGATCTTTTGATTAAAAGCATGTCATACAACAACACAGCAGCAATCAGACTTGTTTTCCTCTTATTTTTAGTATTGCTTCTGCTGCAATTTCTGCGCCCCCCCCCCCGGGCATCATAAACAtgcatacatacacatatatcaaCTTTCCATGAGATGAACTAGCAGCAGTAACACAACAAGCAAGCAAATTCATGTGGTTTTGGCTCTATGATATCCATAAGAATATAGCAGACGTTTGGGACGTGAATGCTGAATCAGAAAGGAACAACTGCATAAAACTCACAAAAACTATGAACAAAAGAACACAAATTCAACAAGCAACAATTTCCTCTTTTATTCGTCAAGCAAAATCATGGTGTGGTTCACCAATGTGGTAAATGAATGTCATCTAGTAAACAACATGGTAATGAGAGTATCAATCTCAGTTGCATTTTTTCAAGGCCTTTTCCAGTTGTAAATCCTGAATCTCATTCTACTCTAATCCTTTTAGCTCAAAAAAGAAAGACTGTCAAAAATTGCTTCCACCTACAATCCACCCCATTTCATGAATTTCTTGACCTCATCGTATAGAACCAAGATGGCTGCAGCACCAGTGCTCCTAAATATGTTAGATAGTGCCCCGCGGTAAAATGAACTCACCCCCTCTGTTCTATAAATCGTCTTCCAGCAGTGCAGTGTGCTATGGTACATCGGTTGTTCCAAGCCAGATTGCATCATCATCCGCCTCCGAACTGTATCAAGTGGATATGACAACAATCCAGCAGATGTTGTCACAGCCTGTGCAACCACCCAACGTTTCCATAATGTCAACTCAGTTTTGGACTCTTCAGACAAGATTTCCTTTATTGTATCAAATCCTCCAAAATATAGACCCCGATGAACAATCATCCCTTGTAGAGAAGCAGGAAGACCCCTGTAAATTCCTTGTATCCCATCTTTTTCACGTATGGTGCTCAGGAAATGGTAGATGCCTCTGAATTGACGGACATTGCTTCTTCCAATGTCTGCAGCAAGGCGGGTGTGAGCAATGTCGAGAGGGTAGATCAAGATCAATGTTGTACAACCAGCTGCAGCTCCAGCAATGAAGTTAGCAGATGCTCCAGAGAAAACATGACCACCTTCAGAATAACCGTTTCTTAATATGTTTTTATACAGATCCTGCATAAACAGATGCAAGTAAAATGACGACCGCACATGTTGCAAGTTTACTCAGCGTTATAATATTAGAACCATAAAGTTGCagatatttttcaattttgagGCACTGGTTTTGAACTTTTGTTCTGGCTCCATTAGACCTTGAGCCTTACATGAAAGACAGATAACTCCCTACTATCTCATAAATCCTACCCTTTTGATCCCCAAGATTCAAACCTTAGATCTCCTAGTTTATATTTAAGTCTCAAGTTATAATATTTGGGGCCTCCCCTAGCGGACTTTTGAGCTTGCTTACCatcaaagtaaaattttatcTGAATTCAAATAGATTGTCTCAAAGTCCTTTATCAAGTGATCTCAATGAACTTTTCAATGATGGCTAACTGGTAATAAGCTAGGCGAATTCATGTCACCTATTCCTAATGCTCGTCCAAGAAGTAACTCTATAGTTATACTTACAGTCAGAGTTGTCATTCCACTAATCAGGCCAATATTTCAGTAACACTTTACCTTATCTGTCCCTAGTATTCCGACATTATGGTTTTCTTTGAGATCAGATTTGATTAATGTGCCTCACCAAAGAACCAAAAAATAGAAGAAACAGGCAAACCGGGCACAAGCATGCACATACATTTAGAAAAAATCTTCAGCTTAGGTTCTTATTTGATGACAACTTTCAATTTAGTTCCAACAACCTTATAATCAATAGTACTATGACTAGTTCTTCTAACAGTATACACAACCTTGTAAACTTTCAATTTTATCTCCAGGTAACTGCTAACATGTACATGTTTCTAGGTGGAACACAAAACTTCATGAAAAAAGAATTTCTTTTGAAGTTCAGAAAGCTTTATCTCTTCAGATTATATTAAATATCAGCCACGtgctttattatataatatatactcCTATGCTATATGACAAAACCAAAACAATAAAGCACCACCATATTAAGAGTAGCTGAATTTCTATACAAAGGCTCATACCCTCTTCATCTGCCATGGCTCTAAAGGGTAACCCTCTATTGCCTTACCAGGTAATGAAGGCATATTATATCCCACATATTTATTTTCATACTAATCCTCAGAGCCACCTAAATAATATTCCATCCATTTTCTGCCAAAAACTTCGATTCCAGCAATTTACACTATTTCACAAATAGCTTGATATCAACTTTAACCATTCTCAACCATGCATAAACTTTAGGTGATATTAGAACTCGCAAATAATCCTAACATGACAAACTATGCCTCCATTAAGTAGAGTTGGCTAGCTGGATATATTACATCGTTGTACTCTACTCAGGACTAAATCTCTTTCCTTATACTTAAATTCCTAATCATATTTCCAGTATATATAAAGACATCTAGAATAGCACTCCAGTCTCAGCCACATCCATTTGGTTTTCTTGCATTTCTCAATAGTTAAAGGCCAGCAGTGCAACCAATACAACATCGCTAGTTTGATTGCTATCCCGTAACATTTTCCTTTAAATTTCCGCGGAATTCATAACCAGATAAGATTGCCGATACATTTCCCTGTTCCATCAAATCCTATCTAGATCCTATGAGTAAACTCTCTATCAAATCCTAAGTCTCTAAGATAACTAAACAAGAtgaaaactactcaattcatagCATGCCTTCTATAATTGATCCCCTATTCACAAATGAAGCCTAGACTTAGTCTGAGTCATTCATACTCTATTATGATTGATTACAGCCAAAAATTCTTGTATGCCAAAACCAATAAGGAGAACAAAAAGCTTCATCTTCAGGGAAAACCGTAACATTAGCAAGAAAGCACCCAATGGTGGTTGAGCAATAGAAATGAGACCAATAAGTTTATCCATGCCTAAAGGATTTGTAGCCTACTTGCAGGCCAAAAGAACCAACTGTTACCAACTAGCATGTTTAACAAACTCACCAAAGACATATAAAGAAGACTCAAATGACGACATTTTCCGAGGCCAAGGTGTTATCACAGGTAATAGGATTCTTAAGTTCTCTACTTTATTCATGACTGTTGTAATTAGCAATAAGAACCAAAAAAGAAACAGCAAGATTAATAAGGTCTCTTTCCCTTTCATGTAAATTTTCATGAGAAGCACGGTCTATAAAGCAAGAACGCATTAATTACATTCTAACATAGCAAAACATGGAAAGCATACCATGAGTAAACCAACATCCCATGTAATAAGATAATAACATCACATCATCTCAAAGAAACCTTTTATCATTCATTTCACATGCACGGAACATCTACTCTCAAGAACATTAACAACCTTGACAAAGATTCACTCTAAATACCCCCAAAAAGAAAATCACATGTTTTCATTTCACTTCATACCAAGAAACCAATGGAAAGGGAAGGGAAAGATAACAAAtttgcaaaaaagaaaagaaattattaCCTTGAGGGAGAAATTAAGAGCAACAGAAGGGTAATATCTGAGAACACTACTCCCATTGCCTCTCCATAAAGAAAGAATACCTTCTTCTTTAACCGTACGGAAGATACAATCAAGCATCCCTTTGAATTTCCTTCTCCCACCTGCCACGATAGCCAAATTGCTCTCTTGGGTTTGAAGCAACAACTTCGCCCTCTCAATCGGTGCCACGATCGTGTGCACCACGCCACCCATCACCGCTCCCGCCATTAGATCACGGTGGAAGCTCGCCAGCCATTTGTACGGCCCCGACGCCGGTTTCAACCCTCCTCCCCTGTTTTCTATTTCATCCTCTTCTTCTTTACTCATAACTTCGAAGACCCAAAATTTCTTTgcttcaagaaaaagaaaaagaaaaggaaaaagaaaaaagaaaccctaTTTTCTTCTACTGAGTACAAAAACAATAGTGCGCTAAAATGATTAAAGCATTGCCTATTCAGGGGACAATATTAATTTGCTCTGCTTTTATAGAACAGAGTTTTAGATTAGATGCCTCTTATAGCTAATCTTTGGGAGCTTCTATTGCTTTTAAGCTTTGTGAATGCTCATCCCTCATCTACCACTCccacccccccccccccaaaaaaagggtaaaataacGAAATTTGTCCTACGCGGTTCATTTCCCAATACGGTTGTTTGATCAGAAGGAACTtatgtttctctttttttttttagtttttttatttcgtAGTTTTGAGTAAAGATTCTTCATTATTATTGAGATTAATGTTAAACAAACCGTTTAGCTTTTGCCAAGTGGTACCTTAATCCTAGTATTTAGATATCATTGGAAGAACTGTGGATTCCTTAATTATGTCTTTTGACTTTTAAACTCAGCACAGTTAGCTTAATCAAACAAGGGTAAGATTCAAAAGTTCTAAAAAGGAAGGTATTAGGATTTGATTATTTATTAGTATGCTTGTTGAATTGTGTCACACTCACgcatatatattttgttatgacTAGATTCATTACCAAACAAGTAGTTCAGTATTAAAGAAAGAAGAGGGTGTGGGTGGATGTTGTCGTGCTAGAAACAGAACAAAGGGATATGAGTTTGCAATTCTATGGTATCAAATATGTGGGTATTTTTTAGGAATGAAAAATGTAATACAAGCATTTTGGGAAAGATGCTTTGCGATAAAATTGCATAAAAGCAAGCATTAACAGCAGTGAGAAATGGAATCTCAGTGGTAAGCATGTAATTACTTGTGTTAGATAGAACTTTGAAGATAGATTGGAAGATGATGCCTTCGAAGAGCTGTTAACAGAAGCCAATACATGTAAAAAAGGGTGTCCCATTTGCCTTCTGTTATAGGTAATTGATGACACCcataatttgtaaaattctaCATATGAAAGGTGGAGAAAAGATGAGATAATTCAAGAGGTTTCACTAGCAATGTGTTTGATGAAATGGGCGACTGGAAATTGGAGGAAAAGTTATAAATATGGTTCTATTTGCTTGTTTCAGTTCAGATGTGGCTTTCTTCTTTTTGTGAAAGAAACTATTTGAGCTTTCTTCATACTCCAAGCATTGAGGGTTGAGATATTGACATCAAaagtgccattgttgaatgcataTAGGTAGGCTTGGTTATCTATGGCCAGCTTGGGATAAACTCTGGCAGTGATGCAAGCTCTTCCTTCCCCACCAAAGCTCTCCACAATAGAATGATCTATCTGCAATTTAGGAATCCAATTGCATCAGTCTATAGAAAActttgaaatgttattaatgaagTGTTAAAGCAAATATAACATACAAGACTTCTCAGTGAAATCATCTCATTAAGAGGGTCTATGTCAATGAAAGCTCCATAAATGGTCTTTTTGAGTCCTTCCTCTAGAGATGACCTGCTTTGATCACTGCACATGAGCACTACATACTTGTCATTACTTCTGAAAACGCGAAAGAAGATTGAGGTTTGCTCTGTCAAGTCCTTTGAAGCTAAAGCCAGTATTCCGAATGGTCCAATATTGCCTCCAACCGATGCTGTCTTCTGACTACAGAGCAGTTGAGGATCAACCCAACTTGGATCCAATAAGTCAGCCTCCTTTAAGTTGGACGAATTGAAGGAAACTTCGACATCGGCCTTTAGCAGCATGAAGGCAAGATGGTTAACTCAATCTTTCACTTTTATGAGATTCCTGGGCATTATGtacaattgagaaataaagctaCACCTGAGAAGCTGTAATGCCTGAGATTTGAAGTACAGATCCACCCTTAAGTTCCTTGTTCTTGAAGCTGACATTTACGGTACGTTGCTTTTCAATCTCTTCCACCGGCCACTGAATCAATTGCTTACCAGTTTTACTAAGTAGAATGCTTCGAGGAAATGACTGAAAACAAACATCACCATTGTTAGAAAACATGGAATCTTCAACGTATTTTGTGACTAGTAGGATTAAAGGTTATATTACCTGTAGACCAGACCAGTCTTTCTTGATGTCATCTGTTGTACTGTCAGACTCTTGTACCCAGGCCCACAAGATCCTTCTCTTCTTGGCGCTGTCGAAAAATGTCTTAGAAGCATAGAAGTTACCATAATCGTATCGTAAATCTGAACCATTCTCCAAGAAATCAGTGTCAACCGAAAAATTATCTGTCACGGTCGTGTAATTTCCTAGTACATAGTGATCGCTGCTGTTGAAGCTTGCCTTGAGAACATGTTTTGTGAATTTGTCAAGTGAAGAGGTGTCAACTCCATTTTTTCCATCAAGGGAAACTGGATAGAAATCAGGACATTCCCACATGCCAGTCCTTGTGGACGAGTGAATAGGTTCTTTACTCTGTGTCCATGTAACAAAATCTCGACTTCGATACAGCAGTGCCCTTCCGTGGCTATTCATCTCGTTCCCAACTAAGACCCTCCATAATCCATCAGGACCTTGCCAAGCAGTTGTAGGATCCCTAAAGTTCTCTGAGTCCATACCATCAACATGGGTGATTATAGGATTATGAGATGATTTCACCCATTCCCTTAGCATAGGATCAGATAAGTTTTTCGGCtcagccaagttttgaacttggcGGTTCATGGTAACACCTCCAGTATATAAAATGACTGGTTTTCCCCCGGAAAGGAACGTGGTTGAGCCTGACCAGCAGCCGTTGATATCGAAAGGATCATCAGGAGAAAGTGCAATATCAAGATGAATCCAGTTGACAAGATCATATGATATTGAATGAGCCCATGTTATGGTGCCCCACACTGCAGCATATGGATTATATTGATAGAACAGATGGTAAACTCCCTTGTAGTACATGGGACCTGAGGTAGATGTATCCATTTTAGAAGATTTGCATACTtctattacaaaattaaatggtGGGACTTTGTTTGTTCATATGAAGAGTTCCATGAATATCTGAAATGAACTTTCAGCCTTCTAGTAATCAATACATAGAACAAATGAAGAACATGTAACACATGAAAAGCATAACCAGGAGAAACAAAAAGTTTTACCATTAGGATCTGCAGTGCCATAAGTTCCCATTTGAAGATTACAtgtaaaacacacacacacagaaCAAAGACAAAGTCAACTCTCTATAACAGGGGATAAAGACCGTAAACCACAGTTGTAAGGAAACAAACCATTCATCCAGTTTTTGGGAGGCTGAAAGTGGTAACCAGTTCTATAAGGCTGATCCTGTGGAAGAGATTGAAGCTTTTTATCATCTCTATCAGATTGAACTCCATTCCCAAGCAACACAAAGCAGAAGCCTACGACCAAAACAACAGATAAATCCATTGTAACCTTCAGTTTCAGGTCAGTCATCAATGGCTCAATGGGTTGCTATATACTTCCTATGAAGATACTAAAATACTGAAAGAAGTT
Protein-coding sequences here:
- the LOC107901479 gene encoding beta-fructofuranosidase, insoluble isoenzyme CWINV1 isoform X3 — protein: MYYKGVYHLFYQYNPYAAVWGTITWAHSISYDLVNWIHLDIALSPDDPFDINGCWSGSTTFLSGGKPVILYTGGVTMNRQVQNLAEPKNLSDPMLREWVKSSHNPIITHVDGMDSENFRDPTTAWQGPDGLWRVLVGNEMNSHGRALLYRSRDFVTWTQSKEPIHSSTRTGMWECPDFYPVSLDGKNGVDTSSLDKFTKHVLKASFNSSDHYVLGNYTTVTDNFSVDTDFLENGSDLRYDYGNFYASKTFFDSAKKRRILWAWVQESDSTTDDIKKDWSGLQSFPRSILLSKTGKQLIQWPVEEIEKQRTVNVSFKNKELKGGSVLQISGITASQADVEVSFNSSNLKEADLLDPSWVDPQLLCSQKTASVGGNIGPFGILALASKDLTEQTSIFFRVFRSNDKYVVLMCSDQSRSSLEEGLKKTIYGAFIDIDPLNEMISLRSLIDHSIVESFGGEGRACITARVYPKLAIDNQAYLYAFNNGTFDVNISTLNAWSMKKAQIVSFTKRRKPHLN
- the LOC107901478 gene encoding probable ADP,ATP carrier protein At5g56450, producing MSKEEEDEIENRGGGLKPASGPYKWLASFHRDLMAGAVMGGVVHTIVAPIERAKLLLQTQESNLAIVAGGRRKFKGMLDCIFRTVKEEGILSLWRGNGSSVLRYYPSVALNFSLKDLYKNILRNGYSEGGHVFSGASANFIAGAAAGCTTLILIYPLDIAHTRLAADIGRSNVRQFRGIYHFLSTIREKDGIQGIYRGLPASLQGMIVHRGLYFGGFDTIKEILSEESKTELTLWKRWVVAQAVTTSAGLLSYPLDTVRRRMMMQSGLEQPMYHSTLHCWKTIYRTEGVSSFYRGALSNIFRSTGAAAILVLYDEVKKFMKWGGL
- the LOC107901479 gene encoding beta-fructofuranosidase, insoluble isoenzyme CWINV1 isoform X2 is translated as MTDLKLKVTMDLSVVLVVGFCFVLLGNGVQSDRDDKKLQSLPQDQPYRTGYHFQPPKNWMNGPMYYKGVYHLFYQYNPYAAVWGTITWAHSISYDLVNWIHLDIALSPDDPFDINGCWSGSTTFLSGGKPVILYTGGVTMNRQVQNLAEPKNLSDPMLREWVKSSHNPIITHVDGMDSENFRDPTTAWQGPDGLWRVLVGNEMNSHGRALLYRSRDFVTWTQSKEPIHSSTRTGMWECPDFYPVSLDGKNGVDTSSLDKFTKHVLKASFNSSDHYVLGNYTTVTDNFSVDTDFLENGSDLRYDYGNFYASKTFFDSAKKRRILWAWVQESDSTTDDIKKDWSGLQSFPRSILLSKTGKQLIQWPVEEIEKQRTVNVSFKNKELKGGSVLQISGITASQADVEVSFNSSNLKEADLLDPSWVDPQLLCSQKTASVGGNIGPFGILALASKDLTEQTSIFFRVFRSNDKYVVLMCSDQSRSSLEEGLKKTIYGAFIDIDPLNEMISLRSLIDHSIVESFGGEGRACITARVYPKLAIDNQAYLYAFNNGTFDVNISTLNAWSMKKAQIVSFTKRRKPHLN
- the LOC107900328 gene encoding glutaredoxin-C6, which codes for MSSPAAGGGSGLSIDEEETAETRIRRLISEHPLIIFSRSSCCMCHVMKKLLVTIGVHPTVIELDDHEFASLPRPPSHDTLISSRTLSPAVFIGGTCVGGLESLVALHLSGHLIPKLVEVGVLWV
- the LOC107901479 gene encoding beta-fructofuranosidase, insoluble isoenzyme CWINV1 isoform X1, with the translated sequence MTDLKLKVTMDLSVVLVVGFCFVLLGNGVQSDRDDKKLQSLPQDQPYRTGYHFQPPKNWMNDPNGPMYYKGVYHLFYQYNPYAAVWGTITWAHSISYDLVNWIHLDIALSPDDPFDINGCWSGSTTFLSGGKPVILYTGGVTMNRQVQNLAEPKNLSDPMLREWVKSSHNPIITHVDGMDSENFRDPTTAWQGPDGLWRVLVGNEMNSHGRALLYRSRDFVTWTQSKEPIHSSTRTGMWECPDFYPVSLDGKNGVDTSSLDKFTKHVLKASFNSSDHYVLGNYTTVTDNFSVDTDFLENGSDLRYDYGNFYASKTFFDSAKKRRILWAWVQESDSTTDDIKKDWSGLQSFPRSILLSKTGKQLIQWPVEEIEKQRTVNVSFKNKELKGGSVLQISGITASQADVEVSFNSSNLKEADLLDPSWVDPQLLCSQKTASVGGNIGPFGILALASKDLTEQTSIFFRVFRSNDKYVVLMCSDQSRSSLEEGLKKTIYGAFIDIDPLNEMISLRSLIDHSIVESFGGEGRACITARVYPKLAIDNQAYLYAFNNGTFDVNISTLNAWSMKKAQIVSFTKRRKPHLN